One Melitaea cinxia chromosome 17, ilMelCinx1.1, whole genome shotgun sequence genomic region harbors:
- the LOC123661427 gene encoding uncharacterized protein LOC123661427: MNYLNDMSDEEFVPFLHSLGVDTYKKSFEWMLNDPDFSDVLRWIYRNLDQNNALTDREEYRYAELDKKRKLLPPDELENEIISIQNEFKGLCLPGDNDSLEDIKLDISMHKEKLMMLEKQEIILKELIEQNQSTKEELTLEVTKLNVKLQQCADDEKTAAEECIELAEQEESVFNDVIHIIGDALSVYANCAVDKELSKRFFTFGPFESYRQSQALFKSHFDLYTSKKFSKKQNDHSNEEELQNALAEAKNIESWLSDALCAYIDTKGELSGEQAKLHLITNYNNVHPSQITVSAMEAQSAIELLEQEESILEQQLQVAVKNFVDRRTNLAVEMTARSALAVRERVCEELLALQRVTCRALRVDALVYSALRRELRAAEELLHFAASLRGHALCSDAPARDRLLRAAEELLHFAASLRGHALCSDAPARDRLLRAAEELLHFAASLRGHALCSDAPARDRLLRAAEELLHFAASLRGHALCSDAPARDRLLRAAEELLHFAASLRGHALCSDAPARDRLLRAAEELLHFAASLRGHALCSDAPARDRLLRAAEELLHFAASLRGHALCSDAPARDRLLRAAEELLHFAASLRGHALCSDAPARDRLLRAAEELLHFAASLRGHALCSDAPARDRLKSMNDICAEQEAVEKQLQSSDILLNTILSILDSEPSNDALLPIKLYNELKSSVQNLKDNINEGYKCKEEDLVEIKSSTKPLKDYIWDGSTKQPNCYDRTVAAMNHSLREEMDAVDAKVVKTSGLFSSVKNGDKYNIRKLWQWFLTDQAKLLATIKNIQRS, encoded by the exons ATGAATTACCTCAATGATATGAGTGATGAGGAATTTGTACCGTTCCTTCATAGCCTTGGTGTTGATACTTATAAAAAGTCTTTTGAATGGATGTTAAATGACCCTGACTTTTCTGATGTTTTGCGTTGGATTTACAGAAATTTAGATCAGAATAATGCTTTAACTGATCGAGAAGAATACAG gTATGCAGAATTAGACAAAAAACGGAAATTATTACCACCAGACGAGttagaaaatgaaattatttctattcaaaATGAATTTAAAGGACTCTGCCTACCAGGAGATAATGACTCTTTAGAAGATATCAAGCTTGATATCAGCATgcataaagaaaaattaatgatGTTGGAAAAACAAGAAATCATTCTTAAGGAATTAATAGAACAGAATCA atcaacaaaagaagaattaacATTAGAAGTAACCAAGCTAAATGTTAAGCTACAGCAGTGTGCTGATGATGAAAAAACAGCGGCAGAAGAATGTATAGAGTTAGCTGAGCAAGAAGAATCTGTATTCAATGATGTTATTCATATTATCGGTGATGCGTTGAGTGTATATGCTAATTGTGCAGTTGATAAG GAGTTATCAAAGAGATTCTTTACATTTGGTCCCTTTGAGTCATACAGACAGTCTCAAGCATTGTTCAAGTCACATTTCGACTTGTACACGTCTAAGAAATTTAGCAAGAAACAAAATGATCACAGTAATGAAGAGGAATTACAAAATGCTTTagccgaagccaaaaatatagaaaGCTG GCTTTCAGATGCATTATGTGCTTACATAGATACAAAAGGCGAATTAAGTGGTGAACAAGCTAAATTACACCTCATAACCAACTATAATAATGTACATCCTAGTCAAATAac TGTCTCTGCAATGGAAGCTCAGAGTGCCATAGAGTTGTTAGAGCAGGAAGAATCTATCCTAGAGCAACAGCTACAGGTGGCAGTTAAGAACTTTGTGGACAGAAGGACTAATCTTGCAGTAGAGATGACTGCTAGATCAGCATTGGCTGTCAGAGA ACGCGTGTGTGAGGAGCTCCTCGCACTGCAGCGTGTGACGTGTCGCGCGCTACGTGTGGACGCGCTAGTGTACAGTGCGCTACGTCGCGAGCTGCGCGCGGCGGAGGAGCTGCTGCACTTCGCGGCCAGCCTGCGGGGACACGCGCTGTGCAGCGACGCGCCCGCTAGAGACAGACTG CTGCGCGCGGCGGAGGAGCTGCTGCACTTCGCGGCCAGCCTGCGGGGACACGCGCTGTGCAGCGACGCGCCCGCTAGAGACAGACTG CTGCGCGCGGCGGAGGAGCTGCTGCACTTCGCGGCCAGCCTGCGGGGACACGCGCTGTGCAGCGACGCGCCCGCTAGAGACAGACTG CTGCGCGCGGCGGAGGAGCTGCTGCACTTCGCGGCCAGCCTGCGGGGACACGCGCTGTGCAGCGACGCGCCCGCTAGAGACAGACTG CTGCGCGCGGCGGAGGAGCTGCTGCACTTCGCGGCCAGCCTGCGGGGACACGCGCTGTGCAGCGACGCGCCCGCTAGAGACAGACTG CTGCGCGCGGCGGAGGAGCTGCTGCACTTCGCGGCCAGCCTGCGGGGACACGCGCTGTGCAGCGACGCGCCCGCTAGAGACAGACTG CTGCGCGCGGCGGAGGAGCTGCTGCACTTCGCGGCCAGCCTGCGGGGACACGCGCTGTGCAGCGACGCGCCCGCTAGAGACAGACTG CTGCGCGCGGCGGAGGAGCTGCTGCACTTCGCGGCCAGCCTGCGGGGACACGCGCTGTGCAGCGACGCGCCCGCTAGAGACAGACTG CTGCGCGCGGCGGAGGAGCTGCTGCACTTCGCGGCCAGCCTGCGGGGACACGCGCTGTGCAGCGACGCGCCCGCTAGAGACAGACTG AAATCTATGAACGATATCTGCGCTGAACAAGAAGCAGTTGAGAAGCAATTACAGTCCTCAGATATTTTACTTAACACAATACTGTCTATTCTCGATTCAGAACCGAGTAACGATGCCTTACTACCGATCAAACTGTACAATGAACTAAAAAGTAGTGTACAAAACTTAAAAGACAATATCAACGAAGGTTATAAGTGTAAGGAAGAAGATTTAGTTGAAAT TAAATCATCAACAAAACCGCTAAAAGACTACATTTGGGATGGCAGCACTAAACAACCAAACTGCTATGACAGAACTGTAGCCGCCATGAATCATTCGCTAAGAGAAGAAATGGACGCTGTAGACGCTAAAGTTGTTAAAACTAGTGGATTATTTAGTTCAGTTAAG aatggAGACAAATATAACATAAGAAAGTTGTGGCAGTGGTTCCTCACCGATCAAGCAAAGTTGCTTGCTACAATCAAAAACATACAGAGAagctaa